The following nucleotide sequence is from Mycobacterium sp. Z3061.
GCTCGGGTGCGTCGGGTGAGCGGGAAGTCGATCACGATGGGTGAACTGGCGGGGTTTTGTTTGCCGATGAGCAGGGCACAGGCGGCGGTCCAGATCGCTGATTGGCGGATGCCGAGGGTTCGACTGAGTTGCTGTACGTGGTCGATGGCTTGCTGGGGTAGTGGTGCTGGTGTGCAGAGGCCGCCGGTGTGGGTGGCTGGGGTGGCAGCGTTGAGGACGGGTTGCTCGGGGGCGATCCGGAGGCGGTTGCTCCAGTAGGTGCGGTCGCGGTGGTACTCCGGGGAGTTTTCGTAGTCGGCTTCCAGGGTGATCAGATCTTGCAGCGATCCCAGGGGTGTGGGCGCAATTGGTTTGCTGGTGATCAGGGCGGAGTAAATCGATGCAACCCGGTTGCAGAAGAGCATCAAGCCGAAGCCGTCAGAGACGAGGTGGTGAACGCCGACGAACCAGTAGAACTGGTGGGTGCTGAGCTGATAGAGAGCGAATCGGTACAGCGGTTGGTCCAGGGGCATCGGTTGGGCGCGCAGCAGTGCAGCGCGGTGGTATGCCTCGCCGACGGGATCGGAATAGGAGCGCAAGTCGCAATACGGGATGTCGATGTGGGCGCTGGGCACGATGTGTTGGCGGACGTCGCCGTTGTGTTCGACGAAAACAACGCGTAATGCGTCGCATTCACTAAGCGCATGCTCGACGGCGCGGATCAGGACCGACCGGTCCACCGAGCCGGCAATGACCGCGAAATTGGCCAGCTGCCAGCGGAAATCGAAGCCATTGATCTGCTGATCAAGCCATATGCCGAGCTGTCCCCTGGTTACGGGCAACGAGGGGCCTTGCGTGTTCATTGCTTCACCTCAGGACAGCTGATTTCAACGCTGCCGATCCATTTCTCCCCAACCTGAGTTGTTCATCGCTTGGACGGAGGATATTCACAGGCCATCTCCGAGGTTCTGCGGAACGCGGGCGTCGATTTTGTACCGTCCATGACCGCCGATCGTCTTCTACATTTTGGCGCGCCAAAGCAGTAAACGAAACCGATCTGGAGTGGAGGCTGTGTCGGCTTCGCCCGAAAAAATCTCTGTTCTCTCACGTTTGATACCTCCCCTCGCTCTCTGGCGCCAACGCTGTGTCAAAAATTGCGATAGTAATGTCCAGCACTGGACGCAAATTGCTATTGTGCGACGGAAGCGTCTCATCAAGAACTTTGGGCCGAACGCCTACGCAGGACAGCACACGCGGCGGCGAAGAGGGGTGAATTGGACTGTTGGCGCTGTGCGGTGTGGGCCTGCAAACACTCGGTCCTTGAGCCTCTAGCCGGCAGATATTCGTGCTCAGGCGGGGAATCACCGCAGGCTGCGGCACCATATGTCAATGCCCGCAGCTGGGCTGAGTAGTCGATTGACCCAGTGCCGGTGTCGGGGGGTGTGCAAGACGCTTTGACCTTGCTCGCGAATCTCAGTGAAGCAGGCAACGTGTAGTCGATGGCCCGTTGCCACGGCGTTGGTGAGTAAGTCTCGTCTCGAATGAGAGGAAAATGTATTCGCGCTGTTCAAGGTATAAGAAGGCCGCTATCGTCGGTCGAACCGCCGTGTACACCCACTTCGCACACAGGTTCCACCGACGGCTGGTGGGTTAAGTGGTGATCTTTTCGAGTAAAGCGAGGATCGGCGTGATCGGGAGCCAGGCATGCGGTTGCGATCGGTGGCGTGCAGCGTGGGAATCTGCCGGCCCGAACGACTTATGCGCGGGGTTTCGGTGAGGTTGCATTTTTCTGCAGCGCCGCCTATTTTACAACGTCGCTGGCAACAAAATGGCGACACGCGTAGACAGCAATATTCTACAGCTATATATGCTGGCATCGCTGATTTTGTTGCGACGGTGAGAATGTCGCGATGATCGTGATTAGACGAGTATGGATTCCGATCTTAATCGCGATTGTCGTCGCAGCTTCCGGCTTCGCGGTCTCCCGTATTCGTACCTTTTTCGGGGCGACTCCGGTAATTGTTACCCCAGTGGTTTTCGGTGAGGATCCCGATCCGCATAATCCAAAGAAAGTCACCTACGAGGTGTCTGGTTCGGGAACGTACGCCGACATCAACTACCTCGACCCTGAAGCCATACCACGCGACCTCAAAAACACAAGCCTGCCGTGGTCGCTCACTATCACCGCGGTCGCCGCATCAGTGGCACCCATCCTGGTGGCCCAGGGCGACGGCGATACGATTCGGTGTCGGATCTTCGTCGACGGCAAGATCAAAGATGAACGCACGTCGACCGGCGCCAGTGCGCAAACCTTTTGCCTGGTGAAAGCCGGATGAGTTCGCACCCTGGCCACAAAGTCAGCAACGAACGTCTGGGCGGCGATGCAGTCCCGCAGTCTGTAGCCTGCTTTGTCCGCCGGCATGCGGTTGCGATCATTGTCGCCTGGATCGGCGTCGTAGCGGCCCTCAACATCCTCGTTCCGCAACTGGAAACCGTTGGTCACCTCCGCTCGGTATCGCTGAGTCCGACCAAAGCTCCCGGCATCATCGCGATACAACGACTGGGTGCGAT
It contains:
- a CDS encoding MmpS family transport accessory protein; amino-acid sequence: MIVIRRVWIPILIAIVVAASGFAVSRIRTFFGATPVIVTPVVFGEDPDPHNPKKVTYEVSGSGTYADINYLDPEAIPRDLKNTSLPWSLTITAVAASVAPILVAQGDGDTIRCRIFVDGKIKDERTSTGASAQTFCLVKAG